One window from the genome of Nicotiana sylvestris chromosome 9, ASM39365v2, whole genome shotgun sequence encodes:
- the LOC104240453 gene encoding uncharacterized protein, whose protein sequence is MALKSTKEIWDYLKGEYTGDEKIRGMKLLNLIREFELQKMKESETVKEYSDQLLGIVNKAQEQRRLMRQDGMVEGALATNHKTQSKGNNVKKNYPPCQYCGKKGHSPFKCWKRPDAKCKVCNQLGHEAVICKGKYQKHEADAQVANEEEEDHLFVATILSTKII, encoded by the exons ATGGCTCTCAAATCAACAAAAGAAATATGGGATTATTTGAAGGGAGAATATACAGGAGATGAAAAAATTCGAGGCATGAAGTTGCTGAATTTAATAAGGGAATTCGAGTTGCAGAAAATGAAAGAATCTGAGACCGTCAAAGAATACTCAGATCAGTTGCTTGGCATTGTTAATAAG GCACAAGAGCAAAGGAGGCTTATGAGGCAAGATGGTATGGTTGAAGGAGCCTTGGCAACCAACCACAAAACTCAAAGCAAGGGTAATAATGTAAAGAAAAATTACCCACCTTGTCAGTACTGTGGCAAAAAAGGTCATTCACCATTCAAATGTTGGAAGAGGCCAGATGCAAAGTGCAAAGTTTGCAACCAACTTGGTCATGAAGCTGTAATTTGCAAAGGCAAATATCAAAAGCATGAAGCAGATGCCCAAGTCgccaatgaagaagaagaagatcactTGTTTGTGGCAACTATTCTTTCAACCAAAATAATCTGA